Genomic segment of Alcanivorax borkumensis SK2:
GCCACGTTTTTGCACCGAGACTCAAGGCGCAAGGGTACGGTGGGATTATCAATGTGGCCTCTACGGCCAGTTTTGCGGCGGCCCCGTTGATGGGGCCCTACAACGTGACCAAGGCAGGGGTGTTGGCGCTGTCAGAGACACTGGCAGCCGAAACTTCCGGCACCGGCGTTAACGTAACGGTGCTATGTCCTACAGTGGTAAACACCAATATTTTCACCACTGGCCGGATCGATGCCGGGATCACGCCGCTGATGAACAGACTTGTGGAGCTTACTGGCGTGCCCGCCGAAGGTGTCGCGCTCACCACTCTCAAGGCTTTAGATCGCGGGCAGCTTTATGTGCTGCCGCAAATGGATGCACGAATGATCTGGCGGGCGAAGCGTTATCTGCCCTCCGTCTATACCCGTGGTGCCGGGCTGCTCAGCCGCTTGGCGTCCGCAAAAGCATAAACCGAATGCCGTTAAACGGCTTCAAAGCCGTATCGCAATAACAGGAGAGCATCATGGCTTCTATCGATTTGGAAAAAATGTTGGCAAAGATTCAATCCACCCAGTGGGCCCTGTCAGATATCGACTGGGATGCTCCCGGCGCGGAGCTGATTACCGAAGAACAATGGCCCAAGCTGAAAGCTTTCATGGCTGATGTGATGTGGATTGAGCACGTGGGCGCCAGGGCCTTTGCCGCCATGGCTAAGAAAGCGCCCACAGAAACCTTGCGTCAAATCTATACCTACTTTCACGCGGAAGAGCAGCGCCATGCCAATGTCGAAATGGCACTGATGAAACGTTGGGGGATGCTCGAGGGAGAAGGTATTCCCGAACCTAATATCAACTTACGATTGGCGATTGAGTGGCTGGATCGTTACAGCGATGAGATGCCGATTTATGTGTTGGGCACAATGGTGCCGATGCTAGAAATTGCTCTGGATGGTGCCTTGTGTACCTTCCTGCTGGAGACCGTAAAAGACCCGATTTGTCATCAGGCCTTTGAAAAAATCAATGACGACGAATCCCGTCATTTGGGCGTCGGCTTTAGCGTGATGGAAATGCAGGGGCGCGGGAAGACCTTTATTGGTGCCGCCAAAATGCTGGCCCCCCTGCTGAATCCTCGCCTGTTGTTAGGTATGGCCTCCTATCTGCCTTTGCTCAACAAGATGCGCGACAACATTATTGGTATGGGGCTGCCGGAAGAGCGCCTGTATGCCGCGATGGCCAAATTCGAAACAATTGGTGGGCGTACCGAAGATGGCCGTCGTAACCCTTGGTATCAGTTGGTCCGTCACCACGCCAAACTTATGGTAGATCGCAATAAACGTGTTTATCACGTACCCGTGGATGGTCTAGTCAAGTTGACCGGAATGATACCGCCCCGGATGCTGCCTGCTGTGCCTTCCTGGGTGAATGAGCTGACTTATCACCCCATTGCTTGATGTTACCGAAGACCACCATCATGTGCCTGGCAGATGATGGTGGTCTCCTGCTTTTTGATGAGATTTTGTTATGACTGCATCCCCTACTTCCCCTAAAAAGGCCGTTCGCAAATCGGCTTCCCGTCAGCGTTCTTCCTCAACGAAAGAGCCGGCGGTAACAAAAACACCAGTGATAAAACCGGCCTCGGTCCTGATTGTGGGCGCGGGGTTTGCCGGCCTAGGGATGGCCATTCGTCTCAAGCAGGCCGGTATTGAGGATATCGTGATTCTGGAACGAGCCAACGCGGTGGGCGGCACCTGGCGAGACAATCAATACCCTGGGGCCGCTTGCGACGTTCCCTCCAATCTCTATTCGTATTCTTTTGCGCCCAACCCGAACTGGTCACGGAGCTTCTCGGGCAGCGAAGAAATCCTGGGTTATATCCAGCATCTGGTGGCTGAGTTCGAGTTGGAGTCGTACATTCGTTTCGAGAAAAACGTGCAAGAGCTGTCTTTTGATGAAAAGAAAGGCATCTGGACCGCCACGACGGATAAGGGGGAGCAGTTTGCTGGGCGGGCCGCAGTGATGGCTCAGGGGCCCTTGTCGAACTGCAGTTTCCCGGCGATTACTGGTATTGAGGATTTCAAGGGCCACAAGATTCACAGCGCCCGCTGGGATCATGAGTACGATTTTACCGGCAAGAAAGTGGCTGTCATTGGTACCGGTGCCAGCGGTATCCAAATCATTCCCGAACTGGTCAAACAGGCGGCCCACGTGAAGGTGTTTCAGC
This window contains:
- a CDS encoding SDR family NAD(P)-dependent oxidoreductase, which encodes MFGRNKTISANASAVVTGAGSGIGRAFAEELARRNGAVVCADINLGTAQETADRIVSTGGRAWAVQCDVSVQAEVEALAEQADALLPEPVNLVINNAGVGVGGKPVGETSMDDWHWTMGINLWGVIHGCHVFAPRLKAQGYGGIINVASTASFAAAPLMGPYNVTKAGVLALSETLAAETSGTGVNVTVLCPTVVNTNIFTTGRIDAGITPLMNRLVELTGVPAEGVALTTLKALDRGQLYVLPQMDARMIWRAKRYLPSVYTRGAGLLSRLASAKA